The following proteins are co-located in the Sulfurospirillum deleyianum DSM 6946 genome:
- a CDS encoding ATP phosphoribosyltransferase regulatory subunit, with product MIYEHEIPTGSKLYFGESAKLKRTLERVASDLLYEAGFQEIVTPFFSYHQHQSIDEKELLRFSDEQNHIVSLRADSTMDAVRLVTKRVGRSTKHSKWFYIQPVFRYPSHEVHQIGAELIGEENLRLSLATTFSLFAKFELKPLLHVSNIQIPKIIAQMLALDLSVFEKGQLQKLLAFNIPWLTKLTCLQSLEELEAVIDEVPLELKGELEKLKTLSAEISYDNFVFSPLYYVKMRYYNALFFRFIDKNFTVGVGGSYDCEGIASSGFGLYTDNLIEILMKRDGQ from the coding sequence ATGATTTATGAGCACGAAATACCCACAGGAAGCAAACTTTATTTTGGCGAGAGTGCTAAATTAAAGCGGACATTGGAGAGGGTTGCAAGTGATTTGCTGTATGAAGCAGGATTTCAAGAGATTGTCACGCCATTTTTTTCCTATCATCAACATCAAAGCATTGATGAAAAGGAGTTGTTGCGTTTTTCTGATGAGCAAAACCACATTGTTTCATTACGTGCTGATAGTACCATGGATGCAGTGCGTTTGGTCACCAAACGAGTGGGAAGAAGTACGAAACATTCCAAATGGTTTTATATTCAGCCTGTATTTCGCTACCCCAGTCATGAAGTTCACCAAATCGGTGCGGAGCTGATTGGGGAAGAAAATTTGCGTTTGAGTTTGGCGACAACGTTTTCTCTTTTTGCAAAATTTGAGCTGAAACCACTTTTACATGTAAGCAATATTCAGATTCCAAAAATCATTGCGCAGATGTTAGCACTTGATTTGAGTGTCTTTGAAAAAGGGCAATTACAAAAATTGTTGGCGTTTAATATTCCATGGCTGACAAAATTAACGTGTTTACAAAGCCTTGAAGAGTTAGAAGCAGTGATAGATGAAGTGCCTCTGGAGCTTAAAGGAGAGCTAGAAAAGCTTAAAACACTTTCTGCAGAAATTTCGTATGATAATTTTGTATTTTCTCCACTGTATTATGTGAAGATGCGTTATTACAATGCGTTGTTCTTTCGGTTTATTGATAAAAATTTTACCGTAGGCGTGGGTGGAAGTTATGATTGTGAGGGAATCGCTTCAAGCGGTTTTGGGCTTTATACTGATAATTTAATTGAAATATTAATGAAAAGAGATGGGCAATAA
- a CDS encoding pyridoxal-phosphate-dependent aminotransferase family protein: MLLLTPGPTPVPESVRVAMSTPTIHHRTPEFEAIFGKARAYLKTLFDMEEVVMLASSGTGAMEACVLHLCHSKAVVVNSGKFGERFGKICAAYNKPFVEIKNEWDTPVSVDAIVELVKNDTSIDAVCMQVCESAGGLRHPVEAVAKAVKAVRPTIMVIADGITAVGVEKVDTTYIDALISGSQKALMLPPGLAFIGLNAEALAMIEAGNGAGYYFNLKTELKNQRKNTTAWTAATTLVIGLVAMCELIDAKGGLEKLYADTHKRAMATNKALESLGLRIYPKVPAYAMSAVLHEDASKIRKLLKTKYGVNMAGGQDHIKETLFRINHMGLVEVYETAWTLNAVEMALSELGIRSFDGTANRVFTQEFYRG; encoded by the coding sequence ATGTTACTTTTGACACCTGGCCCAACTCCCGTTCCTGAATCTGTTCGTGTGGCAATGAGCACACCCACTATCCATCATAGAACGCCTGAATTTGAGGCGATTTTTGGAAAAGCACGTGCGTATTTGAAAACTCTTTTTGATATGGAAGAGGTGGTGATGTTGGCTTCTAGCGGAACAGGAGCGATGGAAGCGTGTGTGCTTCATTTATGTCACAGCAAAGCCGTTGTGGTCAATTCGGGTAAATTTGGTGAGCGTTTTGGCAAGATTTGTGCGGCATACAACAAACCTTTTGTTGAAATTAAAAATGAGTGGGATACACCTGTTAGCGTGGATGCGATTGTTGAGTTGGTGAAAAATGATACGAGCATTGATGCGGTTTGTATGCAAGTGTGTGAGAGTGCGGGTGGTCTTCGACATCCTGTGGAAGCTGTTGCTAAAGCAGTTAAAGCGGTACGACCTACGATTATGGTGATTGCTGATGGTATTACAGCGGTCGGTGTGGAAAAAGTCGATACGACATACATTGATGCGCTCATTTCAGGAAGTCAAAAAGCCTTAATGCTTCCACCTGGTCTTGCTTTCATTGGTTTAAATGCAGAGGCATTAGCAATGATTGAAGCGGGAAATGGGGCAGGGTACTATTTTAATCTCAAAACAGAGCTCAAAAATCAACGTAAAAATACGACAGCATGGACAGCGGCTACGACATTGGTGATTGGTTTGGTTGCGATGTGCGAGTTGATTGATGCGAAGGGTGGCTTAGAAAAACTCTATGCAGATACTCACAAAAGGGCAATGGCAACCAACAAAGCCCTAGAATCGCTAGGTCTTCGTATCTATCCTAAAGTACCTGCTTACGCTATGAGTGCAGTTTTACATGAGGATGCGAGTAAGATTCGTAAACTTTTGAAAACCAAATATGGCGTGAATATGGCAGGAGGGCAAGACCATATTAAAGAGACGCTTTTTAGAATCAATCATATGGGGCTTGTAGAAGTGTATGAAACAGCGTGGACACTCAATGCGGTTGAGATGGCACTTTCAGAGCTGGGTATTCGTTCATTTGATGGAACGGCAAATCGCGTTTTTACGCAAGAATTTTACCGAGGCTAA